GACGCCCCAGATATCCTTGTCGCCCTTATCGTCAAGGCCGAAGGTTGTGTCCGGCGTATAGATGATTACCTGATTGCCCTCGCCCCGCCGGATAACGGTCTTGGTCAGCCGGGAATACCAGATCCCCAGTTTGTTCCCCTGGTCGTCAAGAATAACGGCGCCCTTGTACATGTTTCTGAAGCGGTACCTGTTGTCGATCCGTTCCATCCAGCCGGTGAGCTGTTTTGCCGTGATATCTGATTTTTTCCAGAGGCTCGGCGCCAGCTGGTAGGCGTTGTCGATCGCCATGATGGCATCGGGTTCGGCATCCGGGCCGATATAATAGTAACTGTGGTTTTCAAGAATACGGCCGGATTCGAACACCTCGTTCACCGACATCTGGAAATCAAAACGGCCGTATGGGCCTCCTCCGCAGCCGCCAAACAGGAAAAGAGCGGCAAGGACCCCCGCCATGAGCGGCATGCGGGAAAAAAAGGATGACACTGTCATGTTTGTCTTCATACTTCCTCCTTATTATGGCGAAACGGCGGCGGATGAAGCAGGTGCGCCTCCGCTGGTTTTCTCAAAAAAACGAATCTTTTGAGAATGGTTCTTTTCTCAATTATAAGAACGGGTAACAAAAGTTCAATGGGTCCCTTCATGTTTGCCGCCGCATCCCGCGCAATGTCGGTTTGCGAAGAAAAATAACCTCGACCGGCAGCACGGCAGGGAAGACCGGCATGCTGAAATGGCACATGAAATGGCCGAAGCCGGTGAGGATCATGATGGACTGCGCATTGGTCTTCATCGGCGGTCGGCGGGCCTCAGCTCCACCAGGGTGGCGCCCCAGCCACTCCTGTCTTCATGAGCCAGCCGGAAGGAGAGGACCTCGGGCATCCTCTCAAGCAGGGCGTGCACCGTGCGCAGCATGGTTCCGGTTCCCTTGCCGTGGATGATACGGATCTGCAGCAGATTCTTGTGCCGGCAGGCCGCTATGTAATCGGGTATCAGTTTTTTCACATCCCTGGGCTGAAAGGTGTGCAGGTCGAGTATGCCGTCAATGGGCAGTTCAATCGGTTCAAGTTCGTCAATCATGATTTATTGCAACCTTGTCGGCGGAAGATAAGACAAAAATATCGATTGGTAAGGGCATGGGCAAAGAAGCTGCAAATTCAGGCCGAATGCAACGTTTTTTGCCCCGGCAAAATTAATTTACTTCCGATCCGGGAATACTGATATAATTTTTTGGCAAAAGAAAATGATTCTTGAGTGTTCATGCCTGTTGCGGCAATGGTGCGCTCCCGGCATGAAGGGATGGAGATTATGTGTTCCGCCCCTGGCGCGGGCGGGAAATGGAAGGAGAAAAGAACATGAGCCGATATTATTACGAAATATTTACCGTGGCCATGGCCAAGCATACCCGGAGGCCCTGTTGCGATGGGCGATGACAAGGAAAAACAGAGAATTCTTTTTCTCGGATCAAATGTCAAGATCCGCAATCTGCCGATAAAGGAAGTCAGCCTGATCGAGGAGGGCAGCCTGCCCGCTTACGGCTATAATCCGGGAGATTTCGTTGAATTGCTTGCCGGCAAGGTGGCGGTGGAAAACGGCAGACTGGACCAGAGCCTTACCTGGCTCGCCTCCTATCTCACCGCCGGCAACCTGAGCCCCCGGGTCACCACCATAACCTATGGGGAACAGAAGGATATTTTTCAGATTTTCCGCAAGCGGCAACGGCCGGAAATCGACAAGGATCACGGCTGGTTCATGGTGCATCAGATTCTTCCTTTTGCCGGACGCGGGGAAGACGAGAAGGCCCTGGCCATAACCGGTGAAAACCGGGAAAAGATGAGCGGCCATGACGGCATCATGGTGATTGACGACGGCGGCCGACCGCCGGGAATCGCCGCCGAGCTGAAGGAGATGAATCCCGGGGCCTGGGTGATCGCCATGGGGATCAGCGTTGCCTACTGGACCGAATGGGCCGAGCATTTCGGGGAGAATTTCGTTTTGTTCGGCCGTTTGTCCGATCTCGAAACAACCCGCATGGAAATGGACAGCTCCGTGGTCTGGGAGTCCATTGTCGCCATGGCCCTGCGCGCCCTGCGCTCGCCCGAGGTCGGCATCTGGGACGAAAGGCGGGGCCGTTTCCGTTGCCACACCATGATCGAGATGTTTCCCAATGGGTTGCTTTACGTCAGCCCGGAAAATGTCTTTTTCCGGCACAGGGAAGGGAGCCTGCCGGAAAAGAGTTCGCCCCGCCAGAAAGGATCCGTGCCTGCTTACGACACCATGGTCACCTCCATGCTGGCCATGGATTATATCCGCCAGGGGCGACTGGTGGGTGGCCGGCGTTTTTTCAGCGATTTTTCCAAACGGACCCTGCTGCACTGGCAGTTGCTTTACGAAAACGGCTATTATTTCTCCGATTCGCTTGAGCTGCCAAACCTTGATTTTACCTCAACCTTTCCGGGCGGCTGCCCATGCTCCTTCCTGGATGACAATGATCCTTTTTTCATTGAGCTGCCGCCGTTTTCTCCGGAATTTGACCGGAGCCTTGAGCTGGTGTCGGCCCAGGAGTGGACCCGGCAGAAAATGGCGGGCTTGCGGGCTTTTTTCGATCAAAGCGGACGGGTTTCCCCCTGCGGGAAACCCGCCTTGCCCGGACTTGCACCGCTTGGCTACCTGGATGTCATCCTCGAGGTTCTGCATTATCTGAAAGAGGAGGTGAGCCGCAAAAGCGGCTTCGCCAACCTGCGCATGTTTAACGTCGGTCACCTGCGGACCACCGATCCGGCGGAAATCGGGCCGATTCTGACCCTGCAGTCGGTGATGGATTCCTATGTGACGAAAGAGAGCTATCAGCGGCCGCTCTGCATCGGCGTTTTCGGCCCTCCGGGATCGGGGAAATCTTTTGCCGTCAAGGAAGTGGCCAAGGTTATCGGCCGGAAATTCGATCGGGATCCCTTTGATTTTTTTGAATTCAACCTGACCCAGTTCGCCGAACCGGATGAGATCAATTCCGCCATCGATCTGGTGCGGGCCTCGGTGGCCAAGGGCAAGGTGCCCATCACCTTCTGGGATGAATTTGACTGTCGCTACGACGGTCATGAGTTCGGCTATCTCCGCTATTTTCTTCCGTCCATGCAGGATGGCGTTACCTACGTGCACGGCATCCCGTATTATATCGGCCGCTCCATTTTCGTTTTTGCCGGCGGGGTGAAGACGAGCTGGCAGGCGATGGAGGATCTGCTCGGCAAGGCCACTCCCCAGGAGCTGCAGCTGGCAAAGACCTTGAAGATTCCTGATTTCATGAGCAGGCTGCGGGTGGTGCTCGATATCGACGGCATCGACATCCCGCAAGAGCTGCTGCGGGATTCCGCTTCCGGCGTCGAACTCGAAGAACTGCGCCGAATTTTGCTGAAAAGGGCCTTTATCATCGCCCATCAGATGGATACCCACTGGAAAAAGGCGGCGCGCAAGACCTCCGGACTCCTGCTGCGTCTGCTCATTGCCCAGTATAAATTCGGCGCCCGTTCCATCGAGGCGGTGATCGAGGCCAGCCGCGCCGCCGAGCGACTTGTCTACGGATTGCCGGAACTGATCGGGCCGTCCGGCGCCCGCATTCATGCCGACTGGCGGGTTGATCTTGAACGTCGGCTTGATCAGGTGCGAAAGAAGCAGGGATTGCGGTCCGTCTGGTAAAAAAAACGGGCCGTAAAGGGATAAAAAAAACGTAAAAATTGACTTGATGAATCGATCCGGATAGGGTAAATATCACCTTTCCCAAACAGGCACCCGTAGCTCAGCTGGATAGAGTACCGGACTACGAATCCGATGGTCGCATGTTCGAATCATGCCGGGTGCGCCATGACAATTTCAAGCCCTTAGCTCATTGCGAGTTAAGGGCTTTTTTGTTGTGGATATCGGTTTTGCCGAAAACTTGCCCAAATTGTTTTTTTGTCGTTTCTTTCCATTTGTTACTTAATACTGCTGTCCGCTGTATCAAAGGCGCTTGTGTCTGAAATCTTGAGGGCATTTTCAACGTGGTCCGGGAAATGAAATGCGGTGAGCAACTGCTGGAGACCTGCGGCGCTGCCATACCCGGATAAGCAAAACAGATCAATACATTCCCTAGCGCTATCCTCGTTCACGATTTTTCAACCAAAAAAAGTCGAGTAACACACCAGGTTGATCGTCATAAATTGATGGAGGAATGTCCTTTTCCTTACTTTGCCTGCGGAAGTTGTTCATTTTGTTTTTGCGAGGCAAGATGCTCGATCAGGATGCGGCGCACCTCTTCAATGGTGAACGGGTGCAGCTGGCAGGAGTGCTCACTCCTGACGATGAACTCCGAATCCATCCCCTCCAGATGGGCACTGCTGTATTTGACCACGCCGTCGTCGCCATCCGGCGGGGTGGCTTCTTCGTCCTTGATGGCGATAATCGAATGCCCATGGATGCCGGGCGCCAGGGGGATATCGGCCAATGCCTGGAGGAGAGGGTTTTCGGGTGACATGCCGTCGGCGCTGGTAATGGTTCTTCCCTTCAGTTGACTTTTGACATTGTCGGTCAACAGTTCGTGCAGATCAGTGACTTTGGTGAGCAGGGTGGCCGGCAGTTTTACCAGTTTTGCGATGAGATTCCGCACCAGATGCGTGCTGAGGAAGCTTCCGCGGTGCGGCGTGGCAATGAAGACAACCCGTTTTACAAAAGGGACCGGTTTCACGACCAACAACTCGCGGATCAGCTTCTTGTTTTTCTCCGACGTTCTGATATCCTTGATTTCCTTTCCCATTACCGCCTGCACCAGCTTTTCGCCCGTATCGACGGCGGTGAGTTTGGTCAAAAGGCCGCCCTGGCTATGGCCGACGACCACCATTTGCCGCAGTGCCGGATCCTTGCCGTCCGGATCAAGTGCCGCCGCCTTTTCCCGCAGTGCGCTCCGCAGATCGCCTGCCGACATGGCAATGACGTTGTTGCTTTTGTAGATGAAGTACCAGAACTGGAAATTCTTCCTGATCGTTGCATCATTGTACAGGGTATTGAACATTTCGGACCACCAGGCCGGGCTGCTGGCCGTACCGTGCACCAGGACCAAGGGAATGCGGCCCGGCTGATATGTGCCGATCTGATAGAGACCATTGGGAAGAGCGAGGAACGTATCGCTGAAAAAAGAACCGATGCCGAAGGACCACAGTTGCGACCCTTCCAGTTTGTAGGCGAGGGTTGTTGTGAGATCGGCCTCAAGGGGGATTTTTTTCTCTTTGACGGTAATCTCACTGTCGTCAAAGGTGGAATAGAATTCGAGTGCTGCCTGTCCACCACCATTACTGAATTCGGCCAGCTTGCTCTCCACCCTCAGAAAAACCGTCAGCGGAGCAACCTGACCGCCCAAAAGAAAGCCAGGGACCTTTTTTTTGATTCCTATCAGCGGCAGTCCCATTCCTGAATTTCTGTTTCTGACGCTGAAGCCCCGCACGGCAAACTTGGCGGCAGGCTCGAATTTTTCGAAATCGGCAAAATTCAAAGAGAACGCGGACATGTTCAACGAAATGGTCAGATTCCCAATGGGGAGCGTGCGAGACTGTGCCTCAAGCACCAGCTGCCCATTTTCGCCTGTGGCAAATCCGCGCCACAGGGAAAAATTGTAGAGGTCGCTGGCCGTCCGCAGGCGCGGGTCCAATGCATGGGGCGGGGGCTCGGGGCCCTCGCTGAAAAGAAAATGGTAGGAAGAGATCGCCGCCAGGAGGAAATAGTCCGCCGCCAGCTTCTTTTTCGCGGGGTCAACGCTTTTGGCCAGCTTGTCGCCATGGAGGTAAGATGTTTCCGCCAGGGCGAAGAGTATGTCGCGTCGATCGTCGGTGATGGCTTTTTCGTACAGGGTTGCGATGACCTTGGCCGGTTCTTTTTTGAATTTCTTCAAAAGATTGAAGCGATTCAGGACGAGGTTGGTGTCATCACCGGCGACTCCGGCGCTCAAAGGGTTGGCATAGGTATCATGGTATGCCTCCCGGGGAGAAACAATGTTGACGCCGACCGGGGTGGCGCACCCTGCCAGAGTGAGACAGAGCAGGAACAGCGCGACATGCACGAAGCTGATTTTCATGGTGTGCCTCCCGACAATCCGACCCTTATGAGTTGTGAGAACTCAGGGACATTGCCGATCCTTTGTGCCCGTTTGTTGATCAGGCTTTGTTTTTTCAATTCGGCAAAAGGCAGGGACCGGTTCAACATGCCCCGCTCGTACAGCATCTCATCGGCATAGCCGTTGACAATAATCCGCCAGTCAAAACGGGCATCCGGGTTGAACGGGGCGGTATGGCGACGGATAGTGGTCGTGCAGTTGCTGCCGATTGCCCGGTACCATTCGGGACGATCCTTCAGGTTGTTGACTTCGCGCAGGTAATCGAGAAAAACCTTGCGGGCGAAATCCATCGGGACATTGAGGCGATAAAGGTAGACATCCTCGCCCTTGCGGAAATTGGTTCGGAGACGGACCAGGTCGTGTTCATCGGCAATCACATAGGTCAGCTCGAACTGTTTGAAAAAACCCTTGACGGCGGAATAGTCCTCGCCGATCTCTTTTCTCGTCTCAACGGAAAAACAGAGGTAATTGCCGTCCGCGAAACCGAAGCTGAGCATGGTGTGGGCGATATGCGGAGATCCCCAGTAAATCAGGAAGAGATCAACGCTCTTCAGTTTTTGCAGGTCAAATTCCCGATCATAATGGCGAACCGTGAAATCCGTTTCCGTGCGGTAGTCGCAGTTGCGGATGTTGTGGACCGTGACACGATCGCCGCTGACCTCGGCCCAGGGGAGCACCGCCACATCCGGCTGCCAGTTCCGGTTGTTGGACGGCGGAATCAGCAGCCACCAGGCAGTGAACACCAGCGCGAACAGCAACACGAAAACGCCCCAGGCCCGGCGTTTGCCCTTGCGGAGTCCGGCGCCGATGAGAACCAGGGCCGCCAAGGCGAAGAGGCCGCCGGCTATCGCGCCCAGCGCGTCCGGCAAAGGAGAGTAATAGATGGCCAACGTTCCCAGGCCACCCATGAGGGCAAGGGCGAGAACGGCCGCGGCCAGGCCGAACATTTTGACTATTTTTGCCATTGCGCCGCCTTTCGGGACAAGCCGCTTATTTGCAACGATTCTTTAATCACGATATGACTCCGGTAGTATTCCTTGACCCGGCCGCCGCAGACGCAACTGCATCGTTCCCGTATCGAAGTGCAGGTCGATGTAAAATTCGCCGCCCAGCAGACCAAACAGCTGGAAGGTCTTGACCACCAGTCCGGCGCCATTGTCACCGTGCAAATATTCGTACAAAAGGATGAGATCGCGTCGGTGGGATCGGCCTGGAACTTCTCCGTGCCGCCGTAGACCGGGGGGCGACTATTGACGCGCTTCATCCAAACGTTGACGGAAGCGTTTCGCCCAGAAATCAAAGGCGGCCCTGGTGTCGTCCCACTTGCCGCGGAAGACCGCCTTGCCGCCCTGCCGACGATCAACGGCCGCAGCCAGACGCTCGCCGGTGGTGGAATCGAGCAGTTCGAACTCCGTGCCGGCCTCGCCGGTGCCAAGGTTGTCGTCACTGACTGCCTTGGTCGCGCCGGCAACAGCAAGCCCCACCGGATTGATGGTCGACAAGGCATTGGCCACTGGTTTGGACGGTTTTATATCGGTGATGGCGATTCGCACCCGGAGGACGTCGGGGCCGGGTTGATCGACAATTTCATAGCCGCTCCTGACCGCCTCGATGAGGGCGTTCTGGTAGTAGTCGGTCAGCTCCTTGAGGATGGTCGGATCAATGGCCTGGTAATCGGCATTGTCGCTGAGCAGCACCAGGATCCGCTCGAACATCAGCTTGTTGTAAGGTTTCAGGGTGGCGCCGGGCTTTATGTACAGCAGGGCCGCGCGGTCATCGCCGCCCGGCCGAAGCTGGCTGTAGTCGCCAAGGAAGCCGCTTTGTTTCACCGATTTCATGCCGCTGGCCGCACAGCCGGCAAGCAGCACGGCACTGATCAGGACGCACAGGATCCCATAAGAAGACTTTTTCATGTTTTCACTCCTTTTTTAAGGTTATGCCGGTAAATAGGGTAAATACCGGACGGTTCAATCTGGTCTGTCAACCTCCCGCGGAAATCGTCAGGACCGGCGCGCCATCTTTCACTCCAGGCTCCGTGAGGGTCATGATGAACATCAGGAATGAAAAGAGTTTTTTGGACGGATAGTCCCGATCGTCGACCCAGAACCAATGCCCCCGATACGGCACGGAGACGAAGGCGTCTGCAGGCTTCTCCGCTGAGGAGATGATGTGGATCAGCGGCTTGCTGAAACCCGCGCCTTCGGTGGTCATGGTCGGGCTGGTCCGTTGTTCGCCGACATCTTGGACAGGAACCTCGATGGTCGAGGAGATATCGCTGAGGATCTCTATGATCGAGCGGGTCAGCAAAGCAATTTCGCGATCGTGGGACGATGCCGACCCGTAGATCACCTGAAATTCACCCGCCTCTTGCCCGAGGCCGAGTATCTGCCGCACATCGGCAGTCAATTGTGAGAGCTGGGCTGATTCAGTTTTGCGGAACATCATGAGCAGGGCAGCCTGTTCATCAACTTTCGTGACCCGCAGGGCGACGGCACCGGAAGACTGGATCGCTTGCAGTTTTTCCAGCAAGGGGCTGAATTCAGGATCAGCCGCATGCATCCGGGCAGAGCCGCCGAATTGGTTACGGACACCATTGACAGCGTGGACCATGAGTCGGAAGACCAGGGCAATGGGATAACCGCCTTCGACCATTGCCATGACCGTGGCGGGGGAAATAGGCGTCATCAGGCTGCGGGCGAACTTCTCGCCGGTCAGGAGATTGTAGGTAACCGTCGGGCGATCATAGTAACTTGTGATGCCGCCTAATTCCTGACGGTTTCCCTGTGGCGGAAAGGACCAGCCAAGGGTGCCGCGCAGTTCCGTTTGCACGGAGTATTGATTGGTAATTGACGTGACATCGAGGAAGATCGGCACGTCGCCATAACGGATTTTGACGATATTGAGCAACATCTGACGCTTCCACGAGTCGGCAACCGCCGTGGTGTAATCAAAGCGGTCACGGGCAATAGTTGCCGGGCCGATGACGGAACAGCCGGCAAAAGCCGGCAACGTCAGCAGCAGGATTATGCCCGCAATCCACTGTTGGCGATGCGATGCGTGATATGCAGCCATCAATCGGCACGCTTTCGTAATCATGGTTTTTTTACCGTTTCAGAAGCGCAATTCGGCGGTGAGCGCAACGATATGAATCGCCACGTTGTCATAGGTTCCGGCAACCCGTCCGGCCAGGGGGCCGCGTTCTACGTCCATGTCCAGATCCCCTCCCCATGCCAGTTCATAGGCCATTCCCAGCGTTACGTTGCTGGACCAGTCGTAACTGCCGCCGAGTGCAAAGCGCCAGGTTTCTCCGACCGGCAGGGTGGGACCGAGATCGTCTTCGTCGAGCATGGCACTGTCATAGGCGATGCCGGCCGACAGCAGCCATGGCGTGGAAAGCCGGTACTGGGTGCCGAGGGCGACATGCCAGGTGTCCCGGTAATTGAGGTCGGTGGTGAGATCAATGCTGGTGTCACTGATGGCAACGTCAACCTTGCCGAACTCCGACCAATCCTGCCAGCCCAGGTTGGCCAGCAGCGCCAAGCGGTCGTTCACTTCGTGGTAAACGCTGGACATGACCGCTTGGGGCATGGTCATGCCGAGATCGATGGTCCGCCCGCCAAGGCCGAAAATTCCTGTCAACGTGGGGCCAAAACCACTGAAATCGGCGTTGTCCGAGAAGTCCAGATCCGCTGCGGAGAGATAGGTGAGACCGAAACGGGTGCCCGGCAACGGCTCATACAGCACGCCGAGATTCAGTTGCACGGCCAGGTCTTCGTCGCTGAGTTCAAGTTGAGCATCCGGCAAGGTATCGAGCACTCGATTAATCGCCACCTTGTCCTCGAACATTCCGTAAAGCATCGCAACGCCTGCCCCCACCGAGAACCGGTCGTTGACCTTCCAGGCGATGGCCGGCTGGAAGGCGGCGGCCTGCATGGCCGTCTCCTGGACGTAATAACGGCCGACCCAATCGTCCTGGTAGTCGAGGGCAAGGCCGAAATAGCCGGTCATAGCCAGGCCGATTGCCAGTTTATCGCTGACCGGATGAACATAGAACAGCCCCCCGCCCGGCATCCAGCCGTTGCTGTCGCCGCTGTTCCCGGCCACGGTGGTGTTAGCGTCGGCGGAAAAGTCGAGGTTCATGTACATGGGTTGCGCCCCGAGCAGCAACGAGGGGCGTTCCAGCCGCGTCATCCCCGCCGGGTTGGTAAAGGCCGTGGACGCATCCTGTGCCCGGGCGGCATAGCCGGCGGCGGCCAGACCGACATCGGGACTGCCGATTTCGTAAAGGTAAAGACCGCCGGCCTGAGCGGTCGTTGACGCAAGCAACATGCCCAGCAGCCATATACCCCCTGAACGGATTGTTTTTTTCATGAGAACTCCTTTCCCTGCTTCTCGTGTTGGTAAATAGATTCCTGAAGTTATGCACCTGTCGATCTTGGTAGCGGATGCCGCCTTAACGGAATTCGCCGTGAGGCACAACACCGGTGAGCAAAACAGGCAAATCAAGCCAAATTTTAGTTGAGGAATAATCGCTTTTTCATGGCATGTCCCTTTCGTGTCTGCACCGCCGGCAACCCAAAGCGGCTAGGTGTGATTTTTTTTGACGGCAGGGTTTGCGACAGCCGTCAGCTTCGTAAAACAAACCATCATTTTTTGTCATCGTCCCGTTTTCTTGTCCGACCCGAGTCAGCCGGTTGAATTTCGTCCGGATTTCCAGTCTTTTATCCCTCGGCCGTGCGAATCACCAGCGGCCCCTTGACCGCCTTCATCACTTCTGACGCGGGATGACCGTGCTCGAGCAGGGTGGTCATCGCCTGCAGGTATTTGCGGATGTGGCGAAAAAACTTGTTGTAGCCGGTGCACAGATAGTGCAGACCCGGCTCGCCGTTCGGGGTTTGCGCGAAACGATGCTTGGGACAGCCGCCCCGGCACGCCGCCAGCACCTCGCACTCCCGGCAACAGCGGGGCAGGGCGCTTTCCTTGGCGGCGCCGAATCCGGTCCGCCACGCTTTTTCCACC
This region of Desulfobulbaceae bacterium DB1 genomic DNA includes:
- a CDS encoding DNA mismatch repair protein MutS, whose product is MIDELEPIELPIDGILDLHTFQPRDVKKLIPDYIAACRHKNLLQIRIIHGKGTGTMLRTVHALLERMPEVLSFRLAHEDRSGWGATLVELRPADRR
- a CDS encoding ATPase, with the protein product MGDDKEKQRILFLGSNVKIRNLPIKEVSLIEEGSLPAYGYNPGDFVELLAGKVAVENGRLDQSLTWLASYLTAGNLSPRVTTITYGEQKDIFQIFRKRQRPEIDKDHGWFMVHQILPFAGRGEDEKALAITGENREKMSGHDGIMVIDDGGRPPGIAAELKEMNPGAWVIAMGISVAYWTEWAEHFGENFVLFGRLSDLETTRMEMDSSVVWESIVAMALRALRSPEVGIWDERRGRFRCHTMIEMFPNGLLYVSPENVFFRHREGSLPEKSSPRQKGSVPAYDTMVTSMLAMDYIRQGRLVGGRRFFSDFSKRTLLHWQLLYENGYYFSDSLELPNLDFTSTFPGGCPCSFLDDNDPFFIELPPFSPEFDRSLELVSAQEWTRQKMAGLRAFFDQSGRVSPCGKPALPGLAPLGYLDVILEVLHYLKEEVSRKSGFANLRMFNVGHLRTTDPAEIGPILTLQSVMDSYVTKESYQRPLCIGVFGPPGSGKSFAVKEVAKVIGRKFDRDPFDFFEFNLTQFAEPDEINSAIDLVRASVAKGKVPITFWDEFDCRYDGHEFGYLRYFLPSMQDGVTYVHGIPYYIGRSIFVFAGGVKTSWQAMEDLLGKATPQELQLAKTLKIPDFMSRLRVVLDIDGIDIPQELLRDSASGVELEELRRILLKRAFIIAHQMDTHWKKAARKTSGLLLRLLIAQYKFGARSIEAVIEASRAAERLVYGLPELIGPSGARIHADWRVDLERRLDQVRKKQGLRSVW